The region ATCTTCTGTTTCTAATATTTTAACATCACTGTCTTGTAAAGCTTCGATAGCTTTTTCCATGTTTTCCAATCTCATTACAACAATAGCTTCATCTGTTTTACTACTTACAAATGCATAAAGGTATTCTAAATTGATGCCTTTTTCATCAAAAACAGATAATGTTGAGTTTAATCCGTTAGGTTCGTCGGGAACTGCTAAGATAATGACATCGTTTTCTTTAACAATAAAACCGTCTTTTTCAAGTGCTTCAATGGCTTTATCATTATCAGATACTATTAATCTTAAGATTCCGTATTTTGTTGTATCTGCAATGGATAATGCACGGATGTTAATGTTTTCTTTTGCTAATGTGTCAATAGCTTTTTTAATTCTTCCTTCTTTGTTTTCAACGAAAATTGAAATTTGTTTCACTGCCATATTATCACCTATTCAAAGTTCCTTTCGTCAATTACACGAACAGCTTTACCTTCACTTCTTGGAAGTGTTTCAGGTTCACATATTGTTACGTCAACTCTTAAACCAGTTTCTGATCTGATGGATGCTTGGATTTGTTTTTCAACTTTTTCCATTTCTTTCATTTCATCGGAGAACAGTTCTTTTGATGCTTCTACTTTTACTTCGACTTCATCAAGAATATCTGGTCTTGTCACGTGAATTAAGTAATTTGGACTTGCACCGCTGACTTTGAGCAATGCTTTTTCAATTTGTGAAGGGAATACCATTACTCCTTTAATTTTAAGCATGTCGTCGCTTCTACCGGTGATTCTTGTCATTCTGACTGTTGTTCTTCCACAGTCACATTTTTCACCAATGAGTGAGGTCAAATCTTTTGTTCTGAATCTTAAAATTGGCATACCGTTTTTAGTTAAAGAAGTTAAAACTAATTCTCCTTTTTCACCGTAATCTAGGGTTTCTCCAGTTTCAGAATTAATTATTTCAGGATAGAATTGGTCATCTTGAATGTGCATTCCGTTTTGACATTCACATTCCTGAGCAACACCCGGTCCCATAACTTCTGTTAGACCGTAAATGTTGTATGTTTTAATTCCAAGAGATTTTTCTATTCTTTTTCTCATTTCACTGGTCCACATTTCAGCTCCATGAATTCCTGCTTTAAGGTTTATGTCTTCTAGTGGAATTCCGGCTTTTTCTCTGGATTCTCCAAGATACATTGCATAAGAAGGAGTACAGGTTAGAATGTCACTTTGGAAGTCTACCATAGTGTCTAATTGTCTTTGGGTGTTACCTGCAGAAATTGGTACTGTAATTGCTCCCATTTTGTTTCCTCCATGGTGGATTC is a window of Methanobrevibacter sp. DNA encoding:
- a CDS encoding amino acid-binding protein; amino-acid sequence: MAVKQISIFVENKEGRIKKAIDTLAKENINIRALSIADTTKYGILRLIVSDNDKAIEALEKDGFIVKENDVIILAVPDEPNGLNSTLSVFDEKGINLEYLYAFVSSKTDEAIVVMRLENMEKAIEALQDSDVKILETEDIKDL
- a CDS encoding phenylacetate--CoA ligase family protein, which codes for MFWNEKAECMEKEEKEKVQLERLQETVKLAYENVEFYKKRFDEIGLKPEDIKTLKDIEKIPFTTKSDLREAYPLGLLAVPREEIVEVHASSGTTGKPTVTAYTQNDLDVWGECIARGLKMAGAEKDYIIQNAYGYGLFTGGFGIHHGGNKMGAITVPISAGNTQRQLDTMVDFQSDILTCTPSYAMYLGESREKAGIPLEDINLKAGIHGAEMWTSEMRKRIEKSLGIKTYNIYGLTEVMGPGVAQECECQNGMHIQDDQFYPEIINSETGETLDYGEKGELVLTSLTKNGMPILRFRTKDLTSLIGEKCDCGRTTVRMTRITGRSDDMLKIKGVMVFPSQIEKALLKVSGASPNYLIHVTRPDILDEVEVKVEASKELFSDEMKEMEKVEKQIQASIRSETGLRVDVTICEPETLPRSEGKAVRVIDERNFE